Sequence from the Amaranthus tricolor cultivar Red isolate AtriRed21 chromosome 1, ASM2621246v1, whole genome shotgun sequence genome:
CAACATAGAGcatattattgaaatattttgaGAGTGATGAGAAGGTTTTGATGCAGAAGTAAATCCCTGTTTGTACGTGTTAACAAATATCAAACCAACAAATGCAACTGTATTAAAGTGAAAATACCAAGACATATTGGGCATTGCACTTCTTTACGAATAGCCTGAAGATCAACATATACAAATCTGTAACAAACCAAAGGCTGAACTCGTCAGGAATGtacaaataattgcacttatcagcTGCTCAAAGAATCGTTGATGAAAGAAcaaacaaaacatatatatcatGGAGATGATTAAGCAACAATCCCACgcaatatgaaaaataatctagttatcaaaaatcaaaactaaacaaATGGTTGGCAATGGGAGACTAACTCCAAGAAATTAAACACCTAAAAAAATAGTTGCCAGTTGTCACATATCTCCTAATGCTTTCACATGTATAAATAGAATATACCAGGAAATATACGACCAAATGCAAACAAGTTTTTTAGTTGTGAATGTGCTCACAAGTAGATGAGTActacattttttcaaaaaggtATTTCTGATCATACAAGTTATTTACCTTCAATTTCAACTTTCTCCAGCTTTTCTCTTCAATCTTGCTATTTCTGTGTTTAGTGCCTCCACTTGTCTCTCATGGTTCCTCTTCAACGCATGATTGAGCATTTGTTCGTGTCGAAGTTTCTTGTCTGATTCCTCTAGCTGAACCTTTGTTGATCTTAATTCTTCTTCCAAATTTTGGTAGTTCTTCAAAGCATTGGAATCATTCTTGTACTTATGCTCCTTCCTAACTTGAAAATCAAGTATTTTCTTAGCATGTTCAGGAAGAGCGAGGACATTTGGTGGGTATGATATACCCAAATACACTTCTATCACCACCCGAGGATGCAATATACTCATGCCATTTGGAAGAAAACTTGAGGTGCCAACTCCTTGTCCCTCTACTAAGGCATTTTGATAGATCCAATAGATACCCTTATCAATGCCGTAGATGTTTACTTCTTCAACTTCACACTCCCCAACTAAAACTACAGCATGTGTGACTCTCTTACCATCAGGATGATACATTAACTCTTCCAATTGACCATTTTCATTGACCCCAAGGTAAGGACTCTCAGTGTAACGTGGGTAGTCAGCTCGAATTTCAATCACCGCAACTACTGGACGattgtttttgaacaatttcCTCATATATTCAACATTAATGGCTCCTTC
This genomic interval carries:
- the LOC130804392 gene encoding uncharacterized protein LOC130804392, which gives rise to MRICWAKAGYHIRDGPLFLHKTWYKQLKSMFPNKIGSWKPWDLLEQACGLEVKNPHRSIRRGCPLWNGTYYCLNEIHIVDEGAINVEYMRKLFKNNRPVVAVIEIRADYPRYTESPYLGVNENGQLEELMYHPDGKRVTHAVVLVGECEVEEVNIYGIDKGIYWIYQNALVEGQGVGTSSFLPNGMSILHPRVVIEVYLGISYPPNVLALPEHAKKILDFQVRKEHKYKNDSNALKNYQNLEEELRSTKVQLEESDKKLRHEQMLNHALKRNHERQVEALNTEIARLKRKAGES